In Kitasatospora sp. NA04385, a single genomic region encodes these proteins:
- a CDS encoding macrolide family glycosyltransferase — MPRPGHIAMVSVPSRGHLHPSLELIRELVARGHRVTYANDPSVAAAVTETGAELVPYTSALPSTDTTEGRVTDQIAQMDVFLDDAVGMLPQLRAAYEEDRPDVFLYDVLAYPARVLAMNWGIPSIQISPTWVMPEKYRERMAPVVEQLKQDPRGAAHYRRFDAWLEDSGVPGIDAGDLVNLPERSLVLVPRFLQPDADDVDEKRFTFIGPCLGRRAHQGDWKRPAGAEKVALVSLGSHLTNQLPFYETCVEVFAALPDWHLVLQIGRHVDAGELGELPPNVEVHNWVPQLAVLEQADVFVTHGGMGGIQEGLFSGVPMVVAPQANDQPANAESVVGLGIARRIDIATVTPDRLRAAVVELASDPAVAERLSGLRRELRAHGGTMRAADLIERQLPA; from the coding sequence ATGCCCCGTCCTGGCCATATCGCCATGGTCAGCGTCCCGTCCCGCGGCCACCTCCACCCCAGCCTGGAGCTGATCAGGGAACTCGTCGCCCGGGGCCACCGGGTCACGTACGCCAACGACCCGTCGGTCGCCGCGGCGGTCACCGAGACCGGCGCCGAACTGGTCCCGTACACGTCGGCGCTGCCCTCCACCGACACCACCGAGGGCCGCGTCACGGACCAGATCGCCCAGATGGACGTCTTCCTCGACGACGCCGTCGGCATGCTGCCCCAGCTGCGCGCCGCGTACGAGGAGGACCGGCCCGACGTCTTCCTCTACGACGTCCTGGCCTACCCGGCCCGGGTGCTGGCCATGAACTGGGGGATTCCGTCGATCCAGATCTCACCGACCTGGGTCATGCCGGAGAAGTACCGGGAGCGGATGGCCCCGGTGGTCGAGCAGCTGAAGCAGGACCCGCGCGGCGCGGCGCACTACCGCCGCTTCGACGCCTGGCTGGAGGACAGCGGGGTCCCCGGGATCGACGCCGGGGACCTCGTCAACCTGCCGGAGCGCAGCCTCGTGCTCGTCCCCAGGTTCCTGCAGCCGGACGCCGACGACGTGGACGAGAAGCGCTTCACGTTCATCGGGCCGTGCCTGGGCAGGCGCGCCCACCAGGGCGACTGGAAGCGGCCGGCCGGCGCCGAGAAGGTCGCCCTGGTCTCCCTGGGCTCGCACCTGACCAACCAGCTGCCCTTCTACGAGACGTGCGTGGAGGTCTTCGCGGCGCTGCCGGACTGGCACCTGGTGCTCCAGATCGGCCGGCACGTCGACGCCGGCGAACTCGGCGAGCTGCCGCCCAACGTGGAAGTGCACAACTGGGTCCCCCAGCTCGCCGTGCTCGAGCAGGCCGACGTGTTTGTCACCCACGGCGGCATGGGCGGCATCCAGGAGGGCCTGTTCAGCGGCGTGCCGATGGTCGTCGCACCGCAGGCCAACGACCAGCCCGCCAACGCGGAGTCGGTGGTCGGGCTGGGGATCGCCCGCCGGATCGACATCGCCACGGTGACGCCCGACCGGCTGCGGGCCGCGGTCGTCGAGCTCGCGTCCGACCCCGCGGTCGCCGAGCGCCTGTCCGGGCTGCGGCGCGAGCTGCGGGCGCACGGCGGCACGATGCGTGCCGCGGACCTGATCGAGCGGCAACTGCCCGCCTGA